One Desulfobulbaceae bacterium DNA window includes the following coding sequences:
- a CDS encoding HAD family hydrolase: protein MNKAAVFLDRDGTINEQMGYINHLSRFHLLPGVAEAIRLLNQREIPVIVTTNQSGLARGYFPEALLDVVHEVMVQRLQAEGAHLDGIYICPHHPEAKEERYRLACQCRKPKTGLFMSAAEEHGLDLSRSFVVGDRWSDLKAAAACGAQGVLVLTGYGRGDNQHIGPFQTVQPAYVAEDLMAAVRWILQAMDGRG, encoded by the coding sequence ATGAATAAAGCAGCAGTTTTTCTTGATCGGGACGGAACCATCAACGAACAGATGGGCTATATCAACCATCTTTCCCGCTTTCACCTGCTTCCGGGGGTGGCTGAGGCGATTCGTCTTTTGAACCAACGAGAGATTCCGGTCATCGTCACCACCAATCAGTCCGGATTGGCTCGGGGCTATTTCCCTGAGGCCTTATTGGATGTGGTTCATGAAGTTATGGTCCAACGGCTGCAGGCGGAGGGCGCCCATCTTGATGGCATCTACATCTGCCCCCACCATCCGGAGGCCAAGGAAGAGCGCTATCGTTTGGCCTGTCAGTGCCGGAAACCCAAAACGGGCTTGTTTATGAGCGCTGCAGAGGAGCATGGTCTTGATCTGTCCAGATCTTTTGTTGTTGGCGATAGGTGGTCCGACTTGAAGGCAGCCGCCGCCTGCGGGGCACAGGGGGTGCTGGTGCTCACCGGATACGGACGTGGTGATAATCAACATATCGGTCCGTTTCAAACAGTTCAGCCAGCGTATGTTGCCGAGGATCTCATGGCCGCTGTTCGTTGGATCCTTCAGGCTATGGATGGTAGAGGATGA
- a CDS encoding 6-bladed beta-propeller, with amino-acid sequence MNKVMMLLVLVRWQRSAVFLCLILSMFCVSPAWVLADEDAKGADAAAREEFSYEVVTVLTTDDRGDHLRMPSGLFFDSRADELYVLNGGDGQIIVYGPDFFPQESLGKGRGINTPVDGVFTSEGNILIPQSGGPGQSPRLTMINSAFLPVKEISLAGVPDITNFFPAHIAVGKDGAIYLTGLESSRVLMLSADGSFSRWLMVPVGSGGVYQAYGADQQGKTAKIRNVAVDSLGNLFLLSEETSKTYVFDPQGNYLFAFGTKGGAEGKLSRPRALAIDEKNKCIYVVDYMRHTVLIYDFTGAFRFEFGGLGWSAGWFNYPVDIVVGRQGQVVVADLFNQRAQVFGVTVSDFPERPSTLWQAQPVKSDQQQVSPENP; translated from the coding sequence ATGAATAAGGTGATGATGCTCTTGGTTCTGGTTCGATGGCAACGGAGCGCGGTTTTTTTGTGTCTGATTCTCAGCATGTTTTGTGTCAGCCCGGCCTGGGTTTTAGCCGATGAGGACGCTAAAGGAGCGGACGCGGCAGCAAGAGAGGAATTTTCTTATGAGGTGGTGACAGTTCTCACCACAGATGACCGAGGCGACCATCTCAGGATGCCGTCCGGTCTTTTTTTTGATTCACGAGCCGATGAACTCTATGTGCTTAACGGTGGAGATGGTCAGATTATTGTTTATGGGCCAGACTTTTTTCCTCAGGAGTCCTTGGGTAAGGGGCGGGGAATCAATACCCCGGTGGATGGAGTGTTTACCAGCGAGGGTAATATTCTGATACCTCAGAGTGGAGGTCCAGGTCAATCACCGCGTTTGACAATGATCAATTCCGCTTTTTTGCCGGTTAAGGAGATTAGCTTGGCCGGGGTGCCTGATATCACCAATTTCTTTCCTGCTCATATTGCTGTTGGTAAGGATGGCGCCATATACTTGACCGGCTTGGAGTCATCAAGGGTGTTGATGCTGTCTGCTGATGGTAGTTTTTCTCGGTGGTTGATGGTCCCTGTCGGCTCGGGAGGCGTGTATCAGGCTTATGGCGCCGACCAGCAAGGAAAGACGGCCAAGATCAGGAACGTCGCTGTTGATAGCCTGGGCAATCTCTTTCTGCTGAGCGAGGAAACCTCGAAAACCTATGTCTTTGATCCACAAGGCAACTACCTTTTTGCCTTTGGTACTAAAGGTGGGGCGGAGGGGAAGTTGAGTCGTCCTCGAGCCCTGGCCATTGACGAAAAGAATAAATGTATCTATGTCGTTGATTATATGCGGCACACCGTGTTGATTTATGATTTTACCGGCGCCTTCCGTTTTGAGTTTGGGGGCCTGGGTTGGAGTGCTGGGTGGTTTAACTATCCTGTCGATATTGTTGTGGGCCGTCAAGGGCAGGTGGTGGTGGCGGATTTATTTAATCAGCGGGCTCAGGTTTTTGGGGTGACAGTGTCTGATTTTCCAGAGAGACCGTCCACGCTCTGGCAGGCTCAGCCTGTGAAGAGTGATCAGCAGCAAGTGAGTCCGGAGAATCCTTAA